In Rhodopirellula islandica, one DNA window encodes the following:
- a CDS encoding proprotein convertase P-domain-containing protein — protein sequence MMRPPWSAILFSQFLPSVRRTALQFALPASLALMSGAVISGGTVAHAQSGLRESLERLDRDQDGDIEPEEITALSRPYLERVAEARRMDLNRDNSIERWQEAVRIYHALQNGVSGQEVDPETDITVRPFGPLDNEPMVPEFGLGEMKFQYTADDYRQAERTLARSDRNRDGFLDRREVERADWKFRDPFDEDYDKDNRLSTIELAQRYARRRLLSDASSELIRKRRRVGSEVRAVEPSRRVDDSRSWRRDRRYYLASTVMERFDQNRNGRLEASETVAMGIPFGRIDLDRDGEISRDELNVHLLQLQEREDQDAEGLPPWFFERDADGDQQISMPEFAEEWTSELLAEFESYDQNADGLLTKSELAGSTSLMGGNYRSDIASALPPRKTVISEIFIEEDYVIADINLQLSITHTQDESLDAYLVGPDETKIELFTSVGGHDDHFDRTRFDDDAQIPITKARPPFEGTFIPEGRLKNQPSLSSFNGKSVQGVWQLVIVGTRSERFGLLHNWSLDITPDTSKP from the coding sequence ATGATGCGACCTCCCTGGAGTGCCATCCTGTTCTCGCAGTTCCTTCCAAGCGTGCGACGCACTGCTCTTCAATTCGCTTTGCCCGCCTCGCTGGCACTGATGTCCGGTGCCGTGATCTCCGGCGGCACCGTCGCTCACGCCCAGTCGGGACTTCGTGAGTCGTTGGAGCGTCTTGATCGTGATCAAGATGGCGACATCGAACCCGAAGAAATCACAGCCCTTTCTCGTCCTTATTTGGAACGAGTTGCCGAAGCACGCCGAATGGACCTGAACCGAGACAACTCGATCGAGCGCTGGCAAGAAGCCGTGAGGATTTATCACGCCTTGCAAAACGGCGTCTCAGGCCAAGAGGTCGACCCCGAAACCGACATCACCGTGCGTCCCTTTGGCCCTCTCGACAACGAACCCATGGTTCCCGAGTTCGGCCTGGGAGAGATGAAGTTTCAATACACCGCTGATGACTACCGCCAAGCCGAACGCACGCTCGCACGCAGCGATCGCAATCGCGATGGCTTCCTCGACCGTCGTGAAGTCGAGCGCGCCGACTGGAAATTTCGCGATCCCTTCGACGAAGATTACGACAAAGACAACCGGCTCAGCACCATCGAATTGGCACAGCGTTACGCTCGCCGACGCTTGCTTTCCGACGCGTCCAGTGAACTGATCCGGAAACGCCGGCGAGTTGGCAGCGAGGTTCGCGCAGTCGAGCCTTCTCGACGGGTTGACGACTCACGCTCGTGGCGTCGGGACCGTCGGTATTACCTCGCTTCCACCGTGATGGAACGATTCGACCAAAACCGAAACGGGCGTCTGGAAGCCAGCGAAACCGTTGCGATGGGGATCCCATTTGGCCGCATCGACCTGGATCGCGATGGCGAAATTTCTCGCGACGAACTCAATGTCCATCTGCTCCAACTCCAGGAAAGAGAAGACCAGGACGCGGAAGGTTTGCCACCGTGGTTCTTTGAACGCGACGCGGACGGTGACCAACAGATCTCAATGCCCGAGTTTGCCGAGGAATGGACCTCTGAATTGTTGGCCGAGTTTGAGTCGTACGACCAGAACGCCGATGGTTTGCTCACCAAGAGCGAGCTGGCGGGATCGACCTCGTTGATGGGCGGCAACTATCGCAGTGATATCGCTTCCGCCTTGCCGCCTCGCAAAACGGTCATCTCCGAGATCTTCATCGAAGAAGATTACGTGATTGCAGATATCAATCTGCAATTGTCGATCACGCACACACAAGATGAATCGCTCGACGCCTATCTGGTCGGCCCCGACGAAACCAAGATCGAACTTTTTACCAGCGTTGGCGGGCACGACGATCACTTCGATCGGACGCGATTCGATGACGACGCGCAGATCCCGATTACCAAAGCTCGCCCACCGTTCGAAGGCACGTTCATTCCCGAAGGCCGGCTGAAGAACCAACCCAGTCTCAGCTCATTCAACGGAAAAAGCGTTCAAGGAGTTTGGCAATTGGTCATCGTGGGAACACGAAGTGAACGGTTTGGCCTGCTACACAACTGGAGCCTCGACATCACACCGGACACGTCGAAGCCCTGA
- a CDS encoding UDP-2,3-diacylglucosamine diphosphatase: protein MITFLPNQSSAVLSPRGTRPGPSSRSSVAIAPAKSVGDRPPLRTVRSIFISDVHLGLRHAQVDRLLDFLNSHEPEHLYLVGDFIDARVLHMQPYWPPIYDRLLNRLAELAAEGTAIHYTPGNHDDYLRHADWPAIAQSDDVTVSEQFVHETVDGRRVVVLHGDQFDKVERQAHWLSLIGTFLYTLLLTADRAINRVLKWLRMKPRRISRYLKQTTKRMVQWVSGFQSKVRQHACANDCDAIVCGHIHIPTVRRLSPSSDHPDAKRPLYFNLGDWVENATAMVEYGNGELELIDFDHPDRIPPASTNTPSQATDQLTPKAAAIKRHLFTGMG, encoded by the coding sequence TTGATCACTTTTCTGCCCAACCAATCGTCGGCCGTCCTGTCGCCTCGCGGCACGCGACCAGGCCCCTCGTCTCGATCCAGCGTGGCGATTGCGCCCGCGAAATCGGTGGGAGATCGCCCACCGTTGCGAACGGTTCGGTCGATCTTCATCAGCGATGTCCACCTCGGTTTGCGACACGCCCAAGTCGATCGCCTGCTCGACTTCCTGAACAGTCACGAACCTGAACATTTGTACTTGGTCGGGGACTTCATCGACGCTCGCGTGCTGCACATGCAGCCGTATTGGCCGCCAATCTACGACCGCTTGCTGAATCGATTGGCTGAATTGGCCGCGGAGGGAACGGCGATTCACTACACGCCGGGAAACCACGACGACTACTTGCGACATGCGGATTGGCCTGCGATCGCCCAATCCGATGACGTGACGGTGAGCGAGCAATTTGTCCACGAAACGGTCGATGGGCGGCGAGTGGTGGTGCTGCACGGCGACCAATTTGACAAAGTCGAACGCCAAGCCCATTGGCTTTCACTGATTGGCACCTTCCTTTACACGCTGCTGCTGACAGCCGACCGAGCGATCAACCGAGTGCTGAAGTGGCTGCGGATGAAGCCCCGTCGAATCAGTCGCTACTTGAAGCAGACCACCAAACGAATGGTGCAGTGGGTCAGCGGATTCCAATCCAAGGTCCGGCAACACGCGTGTGCCAACGATTGTGATGCGATCGTTTGCGGTCACATCCACATCCCGACGGTGCGACGACTGAGTCCTTCGTCGGACCACCCCGACGCGAAGCGACCGCTGTATTTCAACCTGGGTGATTGGGTCGAAAACGCGACCGCCATGGTTGAGTACGGAAATGGCGAACTCGAGCTGATCGACTTCGACCATCCCGATCGGATCCCACCGGCTTCCACCAACACCCCATCGCAAGCCACCGACCAGCTCACCCCCAAAGCCGCCGCCATCAAACGGCACCTCTTCACCGGCATGGGCTGA
- a CDS encoding class I SAM-dependent methyltransferase yields MKCRHCHHPLTLPFVDLGSAPPSNAYLTKESLLSPEKWFPLRVLVCDQCWLVQTEDFSNAEELFDSQYAYFSGFSTSWLTHSEKYVHEMIERFSLNQNSHVVEVAANDGYLLQYVQAAGVPCLGVEPTASTAQAAREKGIEVVERFFGVELATELAGQNKRADLTAANNVLAHVPDINDFARGFSILLKDDGVATFEFPHLVKLVQESQFDTIYHEHFSYLSLSAVQSVFESNGLSVFDVQQLSTHGGSLRVFAQRSDTGQRAKRPAVDEQLETEAKLGLATANFYLGFQQKTNQVKDEFIRFLVDAKKANKSVAAYGAAAKGNTLLNYAGIRPDLIQFVVDRNPAKQGKFMPGSRIPIVDEDKLRSTKPDYIVVLPWNLLDEIAKQLDYTRQWNAQLVSAIPNLRII; encoded by the coding sequence ATGAAATGCCGACATTGCCATCATCCGCTGACGCTTCCGTTTGTCGACTTGGGCAGCGCCCCGCCATCCAACGCCTATCTCACGAAGGAATCACTGCTATCGCCGGAAAAGTGGTTTCCGCTGCGTGTCTTGGTATGTGATCAATGTTGGTTGGTTCAAACCGAAGACTTCTCCAATGCAGAAGAGCTGTTTGATTCTCAGTACGCGTATTTCAGCGGTTTCTCGACCAGTTGGTTAACGCACAGCGAGAAGTATGTTCACGAGATGATTGAGCGATTCTCGCTCAACCAGAATAGTCATGTTGTCGAGGTCGCCGCCAATGACGGTTACCTACTCCAGTACGTTCAAGCGGCTGGTGTCCCCTGTCTCGGCGTCGAACCCACGGCGAGCACTGCCCAGGCCGCTCGTGAAAAAGGGATAGAAGTCGTCGAGCGTTTTTTTGGTGTTGAACTCGCGACAGAACTTGCTGGGCAAAACAAGCGAGCGGACCTCACCGCGGCGAACAATGTTCTCGCACATGTTCCCGATATCAACGATTTTGCGCGTGGCTTCAGCATCCTTCTCAAGGACGATGGCGTCGCGACCTTCGAATTTCCACACTTAGTAAAGCTGGTACAGGAAAGTCAATTCGACACAATCTATCACGAACACTTTTCCTACCTGTCACTGTCTGCAGTGCAATCGGTGTTCGAATCCAATGGCCTGAGCGTGTTTGATGTTCAGCAACTCAGCACACATGGAGGCAGCTTGCGTGTGTTCGCCCAGCGTTCAGACACGGGACAACGAGCAAAACGTCCTGCGGTCGATGAACAGCTTGAAACAGAAGCAAAGCTTGGGCTCGCCACGGCCAATTTCTATCTCGGATTTCAACAGAAAACCAATCAAGTCAAAGACGAGTTTATTCGTTTCCTCGTTGATGCCAAAAAGGCAAACAAAAGTGTGGCCGCCTACGGCGCTGCAGCCAAAGGGAACACGTTGCTGAACTATGCCGGCATTCGCCCCGACTTGATCCAGTTTGTTGTCGACCGCAATCCTGCGAAGCAGGGCAAGTTCATGCCTGGCAGCCGAATTCCGATCGTCGATGAAGATAAATTGCGTTCAACCAAACCCGACTACATCGTCGTCCTTCCTTGGAACCTCCTCGACGAAATCGCAAAACAACTGGACTACACGCGGCAGTGGAACGCCCAATTAGTGAGCGCCATCCCGAACCTGAGGATCATATGA
- the sdhB gene encoding succinate dehydrogenase iron-sulfur subunit: MIALDPSTKKRPEFINVRVRRQDAPGKAPYWELHKIKYEPEMNVISVLQRIAAQSTNRDGKKVTPVAWDCGCLEEVCGSCTMVINGRVRQSCSALVDRLLADNADEIVLEPMSKFPVVRDLIVDRARLFQGLERVKAWVPVDSYFNMGPGERILRDDQERNYPLSQCMSCGCCVEACPQYNKIELTQKSGESDEEFEAREKAAYSEAFVGPHAISQAMLFNNHPTGKVLAGERLDALEGPGGLASCGNAQNCVAVCPKEIPLTTSIARAGRATTLHAIKTWFEK; the protein is encoded by the coding sequence ATGATTGCTCTCGACCCTTCGACTAAGAAACGACCCGAGTTCATCAACGTTCGCGTGCGTCGTCAGGATGCTCCCGGAAAAGCTCCGTACTGGGAACTTCACAAGATCAAGTACGAGCCCGAAATGAACGTGATCAGCGTTCTGCAACGGATCGCGGCTCAGTCCACCAACCGCGACGGAAAGAAAGTCACTCCCGTCGCCTGGGATTGTGGTTGCCTGGAAGAGGTTTGCGGGTCGTGCACGATGGTGATCAATGGCCGCGTTCGCCAAAGCTGCAGTGCCTTGGTGGATCGTTTGTTGGCGGACAACGCCGACGAGATCGTTTTGGAACCAATGAGCAAGTTCCCAGTTGTTCGTGACCTGATCGTCGACCGGGCTCGGTTGTTCCAAGGTCTGGAACGAGTCAAAGCTTGGGTGCCTGTCGACAGCTATTTCAACATGGGTCCGGGCGAGCGAATTCTGCGGGACGACCAAGAACGCAACTACCCGCTCAGCCAATGCATGAGCTGTGGCTGCTGCGTGGAAGCGTGCCCTCAATACAACAAGATTGAACTGACCCAGAAGTCAGGCGAGTCGGACGAGGAGTTCGAAGCTCGCGAAAAAGCGGCGTATTCGGAAGCGTTTGTTGGGCCGCACGCGATTTCGCAAGCGATGCTGTTCAACAACCATCCCACCGGAAAAGTTTTGGCTGGCGAGCGACTGGATGCGTTGGAAGGCCCCGGTGGCCTGGCATCGTGTGGGAACGCTCAAAACTGCGTGGCGGTTTGCCCCAAGGAAATTCCGCTGACCACGTCCATCGCACGCGCCGGGCGAGCGACGACGCTGCACGCGATCAAGACGTGGTTTGAAAAGTAA
- a CDS encoding IS110 family RNA-guided transposase: MSKSIMIGCDLHDRSMLLRYAVGTQVPQQLAHENNPSGRRNMIARIKRLADKERCQRIVFAYEASGLGFGLSDELHEAGIECYVLSPSLLPTTPKSAKLKTDAKDAQMLLEQVRGHVLAGNSLPVVWTPPQRLRDDRELVRARIDVGDELTRVKLKILSGLKRRGITKPSWYQTHWTKRFVRWLREDVIAQMDSVVAATFERLADRYEAFRQEQTKLDSALRKLSGESRYAAAHKRLREIPGVGLLTAMAFLTEMGDLTRFSNRRQVGAYLGLVPSSHESGESDNRKGRITRQGPARLRKLLCQAAWVSISRSESAAKDYHRIKQGQSKRTKKALVAMMRKLGVVMWHRALECGVSSELLGRSGPVDLQEASRMQAA, from the coding sequence ATGTCCAAGTCTATCATGATTGGCTGCGACCTTCACGACCGCAGCATGCTCCTTCGCTACGCCGTCGGCACGCAAGTGCCCCAGCAACTTGCCCACGAAAACAATCCATCGGGACGCCGAAACATGATCGCGCGGATCAAACGGCTCGCTGACAAAGAGCGGTGCCAGCGGATTGTCTTTGCATACGAAGCCTCCGGGCTCGGGTTCGGACTCTCCGACGAACTGCACGAAGCGGGCATCGAATGCTACGTCCTTTCGCCATCACTGTTGCCCACCACCCCGAAGTCCGCCAAGCTCAAGACGGATGCCAAGGACGCTCAAATGCTATTGGAACAAGTCCGTGGTCACGTTTTAGCCGGTAATTCGCTGCCGGTCGTCTGGACACCACCCCAGCGACTTCGTGATGACCGGGAGCTCGTCCGGGCTCGGATCGACGTCGGCGACGAGCTGACTCGCGTCAAACTGAAAATCCTCTCGGGGCTGAAACGACGCGGCATCACCAAGCCGTCGTGGTATCAAACACACTGGACCAAGCGATTCGTTCGCTGGCTGCGAGAAGACGTGATCGCTCAGATGGACTCGGTCGTCGCCGCGACGTTCGAGCGACTAGCGGATCGTTACGAAGCGTTCCGTCAGGAACAGACCAAACTCGACAGCGCGTTGCGAAAACTATCGGGCGAATCGCGTTACGCCGCTGCTCACAAAAGGCTGCGTGAGATCCCTGGTGTTGGGCTGTTGACGGCGATGGCGTTCCTGACCGAGATGGGTGACCTGACGCGGTTCAGCAATCGCCGGCAAGTTGGTGCGTATTTGGGGCTGGTTCCTTCGAGTCATGAAAGTGGGGAGAGTGACAATCGCAAAGGCCGAATCACGCGTCAGGGGCCTGCCAGACTTCGCAAATTGCTCTGTCAAGCGGCCTGGGTATCGATCTCGCGGAGTGAGTCAGCGGCGAAGGACTACCATCGCATCAAACAGGGCCAAAGCAAACGAACCAAGAAAGCACTCGTGGCGATGATGCGGAAGCTCGGGGTGGTGATGTGGCATCGTGCCTTGGAGTGCGGTGTGTCGAGCGAACTACTCGGGCGGAGCGGCCCAGTTGATCTTCAAGAGGCTTCGAGGATGCAAGCTGCCTAG
- a CDS encoding succinate dehydrogenase cytochrome b558 subunit — protein sequence MSELTRSQSFFLRHEFAIRRLHSLTGIVPLGVYMVIHLTTNASLLNGTATFQRAVFLIHSLGELLPVVEWGGIFAPLLFHAILGVWIIRTGKSNLGNYQFTGNRRYVWQRWTGLIALIFLMTHVLHLHGWFHAGFWLAIMEPLGFASFDPYNAASSLGSAMQGYVWPAFYLAGVLATVYHLANGIWTAGITWGLWVSPQAQARATKVCTAFGVILAVVGTSAWWAAVRMDTDDIAQARAEEAIMYEAAKETGLAYDMPEKRTPVEVEVEESDVVEASGSSDDAVTE from the coding sequence GTGTCTGAACTCACTCGTTCGCAATCGTTTTTCCTGCGTCACGAATTTGCCATTCGAAGACTGCATTCGCTGACCGGGATTGTGCCGCTGGGCGTTTACATGGTCATTCACTTGACCACCAACGCCAGCCTGCTCAACGGAACCGCAACGTTCCAAAGAGCGGTTTTCTTGATCCATAGCCTGGGGGAATTGCTCCCCGTGGTGGAATGGGGCGGGATTTTCGCTCCGTTGTTGTTCCACGCGATTTTGGGCGTTTGGATCATCCGAACGGGCAAATCGAACTTGGGCAACTATCAATTCACAGGCAATCGACGCTATGTCTGGCAACGCTGGACGGGTTTGATCGCCCTGATCTTCTTGATGACTCACGTGTTGCACCTGCACGGCTGGTTCCACGCCGGTTTTTGGCTGGCCATCATGGAGCCGCTCGGGTTTGCCAGCTTTGACCCTTACAACGCCGCGTCGTCGCTGGGCAGTGCGATGCAGGGTTACGTTTGGCCTGCGTTTTACCTGGCAGGTGTCTTGGCCACCGTTTATCACCTGGCCAATGGCATTTGGACCGCAGGAATCACCTGGGGTTTGTGGGTTTCGCCACAGGCCCAAGCACGTGCGACCAAGGTTTGCACCGCATTTGGCGTGATTTTGGCAGTGGTTGGAACGTCGGCCTGGTGGGCCGCGGTTCGCATGGACACCGACGACATCGCTCAGGCGAGAGCGGAAGAAGCCATCATGTACGAAGCCGCCAAGGAAACCGGATTGGCTTACGACATGCCCGAAAAACGAACTCCCGTTGAAGTCGAAGTCGAAGAATCCGATGTCGTTGAAGCATCCGGTTCCAGCGACGACGCGGTCACTGAATAA
- the rfbC gene encoding dTDP-4-dehydrorhamnose 3,5-epimerase has product MTNRFQIHTTPLEDLNVLERKPIGDHRGFLERMHCNADLEELLNGSTIVQINRTLTQQRGTVRGMHFQQPPHCEKKIISCLRGEIFDVAVDLRPDSETYLQWHGVTLSESNHLTFFIPEGFAHGFQTLTDDCELLYLHTAFYHAESEAGLDATDPDLAIEWPLEFAQRSDRDNRLPKLDDGFNGIQL; this is encoded by the coding sequence ATGACCAATCGCTTTCAGATTCACACGACGCCACTCGAAGACTTGAATGTTCTTGAGCGAAAGCCGATCGGTGATCACCGTGGTTTCCTGGAACGAATGCATTGCAATGCGGACCTTGAAGAGCTACTCAATGGTTCCACGATCGTCCAAATCAACCGGACCCTCACTCAGCAACGCGGCACCGTTCGGGGAATGCATTTTCAACAGCCGCCTCATTGCGAAAAGAAGATCATCAGCTGCCTACGCGGTGAGATTTTTGATGTTGCCGTCGATTTGCGTCCTGACTCAGAAACGTATCTGCAGTGGCACGGAGTCACACTCAGCGAATCCAATCATCTTACATTCTTCATTCCGGAAGGATTCGCTCACGGGTTTCAAACTCTGACCGATGACTGTGAATTGCTGTATCTGCACACCGCGTTTTACCACGCAGAATCAGAAGCAGGTCTCGATGCGACGGACCCAGACTTGGCCATTGAGTGGCCGCTGGAATTCGCCCAACGCTCTGACCGCGACAATCGCCTTCCGAAACTTGACGATGGTTTCAACGGAATCCAACTATGA
- a CDS encoding DegT/DnrJ/EryC1/StrS family aminotransferase gives MKPRIHYTKPSITDLEVRYATDAAENGWGAKCYEYISRFEQAFREHLGVDYAIATSSCTGAIHMGLAALGIGPGDEVILADTNWIATVAPIVHLGATPVFVDVLKDSWCIDPGKAEGAITSKTKAIVAVHLYGNVCDMQSLCDLGKRKNLPIIEDSAEAIGSQHRGRRAGSIGHFGTFSFHGTKTLTTGEGGMFVTNDADLYETVLTLSNHGRSRSQTKQFWPDMVGFKYKMSNIQAAIGCAQMERIDSLISRKREIMSAYRTELSDLDWISLNPEDEGTVNGAWMPSIVCTPESGITSELLAERFRAENVDARVFFHPLSSLDFFESQPENVNSYDLPKRSFNLPSYHDISSEGIARVVDVIRGLGCV, from the coding sequence ATGAAACCTAGGATCCACTACACCAAACCATCCATCACAGATCTCGAGGTGCGCTACGCGACAGACGCAGCCGAGAACGGCTGGGGCGCGAAGTGCTACGAATACATTAGTCGCTTCGAACAGGCGTTCCGAGAACATCTCGGTGTGGACTACGCCATTGCGACGTCCAGTTGCACCGGGGCGATCCACATGGGACTGGCGGCACTGGGAATTGGACCAGGCGACGAAGTGATCCTTGCCGACACCAACTGGATCGCCACCGTCGCACCCATCGTTCATTTGGGGGCAACACCAGTCTTTGTCGATGTTTTGAAAGACTCTTGGTGCATCGACCCTGGAAAGGCCGAGGGTGCAATCACCAGCAAGACGAAAGCAATTGTCGCCGTGCATTTGTACGGCAACGTTTGCGATATGCAGTCGTTGTGTGACCTGGGTAAACGCAAGAACCTCCCCATCATCGAAGACTCGGCCGAGGCAATTGGTTCGCAACACCGTGGCCGCCGAGCAGGAAGCATTGGGCATTTTGGAACGTTTTCGTTTCATGGGACGAAAACACTGACCACTGGTGAGGGCGGTATGTTTGTGACCAACGATGCTGACTTGTACGAGACAGTGTTGACGCTTTCAAATCACGGGCGTTCTCGCTCGCAGACCAAGCAGTTTTGGCCTGACATGGTCGGCTTCAAATACAAAATGTCAAACATTCAAGCGGCGATTGGATGTGCCCAGATGGAACGCATTGATTCGCTCATCAGTCGCAAACGCGAAATCATGTCCGCGTACCGGACCGAACTATCGGACTTGGACTGGATCTCGCTGAACCCCGAGGACGAAGGCACGGTCAATGGAGCCTGGATGCCATCCATCGTCTGCACTCCGGAATCAGGCATCACCAGCGAACTGCTAGCCGAACGATTCCGCGCCGAGAACGTTGACGCCCGAGTGTTTTTCCATCCACTGAGTAGCCTTGACTTCTTCGAAAGCCAACCGGAGAACGTCAACTCATACGACTTGCCCAAACGCTCCTTCAACCTTCCCAGCTATCACGACATTTCCAGTGAGGGCATTGCACGAGTTGTCGATGTGATTCGGGGGTTGGGGTGTGTCTGA
- the sdhA gene encoding succinate dehydrogenase flavoprotein subunit translates to MAQSNSPTRVVVVGGGLAGLASTMKLTELGAQVDLISLTPVKRSHSVCAQGGINSCNDATRQLGDDEWKHLDDTVYGGDFLNHQPPVKEMAFWAPKVIELMDRLGVPFNRTGEGFIDRRRFGGTLYKRTAFAGATTGQQLLYALDEQVRRQEVEGNVNKHEFWDFLGPIQDETGRCRGVVAQDMVSMEIRAFPADAVVVATGGCGLIYGRSTMSVFCTGSAASRCFQNGAKYANAEFIQVHPTAIPGADKLRLMSESARGEGGRVWVPRTPQDPRGPRDIPEADRYYFLEERYPEYGNLVPRDIATREIFDICVNEGLSVEDDRMCVYLDLTHIPRHELDRKLGGILEIYEKFQGVDPRDEPMKIFPAVHYSMGGLWADYVKSDEGGLEAGAPRNHMTSIDGLYAIGECDYHYHGANRLGANSLLSCIFTGLFTGSSIMNYSASQESGATDVPQSLLDSAVKAQQDRHDHLLNGNVGSEENPYLIHQELGDLMTRVATVVRRNDQLEEAIQKVDELHERAMKVSLADTGSWTNQNVIFAKSLQDMFPLAKALLKGALQRDECRGAHYKPDFKKPSLTSDDPVERRRQAEAWCDAFEANNEKYLKSTVATWNTSTNQADLAYEDVDTSLIPPRPRLYGLVGAEEIEQVWNERAAEKAAQSKSGPGLVGTN, encoded by the coding sequence ATGGCACAATCCAACTCGCCCACCCGCGTGGTTGTCGTTGGGGGTGGTTTGGCCGGTTTGGCGTCGACGATGAAGTTGACCGAACTGGGCGCCCAAGTCGACTTGATCAGTTTGACACCCGTCAAACGTTCGCACAGCGTGTGCGCTCAGGGCGGCATCAACAGCTGCAATGATGCGACGCGGCAGCTCGGCGATGACGAGTGGAAGCACCTCGACGACACGGTTTACGGGGGTGACTTCTTGAATCACCAGCCGCCTGTCAAAGAGATGGCTTTTTGGGCTCCCAAGGTCATCGAGTTGATGGACCGATTGGGTGTGCCATTCAACCGTACCGGGGAAGGTTTCATCGACCGTCGGCGGTTTGGTGGCACCCTGTACAAACGAACTGCCTTTGCAGGTGCGACCACCGGGCAGCAGTTGCTGTATGCCTTGGACGAACAAGTCCGTCGCCAAGAGGTCGAAGGCAACGTCAACAAACATGAATTCTGGGACTTCCTCGGTCCGATCCAAGACGAAACCGGTCGTTGCCGCGGTGTGGTTGCGCAAGACATGGTGTCGATGGAGATCCGAGCGTTCCCGGCCGATGCGGTGGTTGTTGCCACAGGCGGATGTGGCCTGATCTACGGCCGCAGCACGATGAGCGTGTTCTGCACCGGCAGTGCTGCCAGTCGCTGTTTCCAGAACGGTGCCAAGTACGCCAACGCGGAATTCATCCAGGTTCACCCCACTGCGATTCCGGGTGCCGACAAATTGCGACTGATGAGCGAATCGGCTCGCGGCGAAGGCGGACGAGTGTGGGTGCCGCGCACCCCACAGGACCCACGCGGCCCACGCGACATTCCAGAAGCGGATCGCTATTACTTCTTGGAAGAGCGTTATCCTGAGTACGGCAACTTGGTTCCACGCGACATTGCCACGCGTGAGATCTTTGACATCTGCGTCAACGAAGGGCTCAGTGTCGAAGACGATCGGATGTGCGTGTACCTTGATTTGACACACATCCCGCGTCACGAGTTGGACCGAAAGCTCGGCGGGATCCTCGAAATCTACGAGAAATTCCAGGGCGTCGACCCACGCGACGAGCCCATGAAGATCTTCCCCGCAGTTCACTACAGCATGGGCGGTTTGTGGGCCGACTACGTCAAAAGCGACGAGGGCGGATTGGAAGCGGGAGCACCTCGCAACCACATGACCAGCATCGATGGTTTGTACGCGATTGGCGAGTGCGATTACCACTATCACGGTGCCAACCGTTTGGGTGCGAACTCGCTGTTGTCGTGCATCTTCACCGGGTTGTTCACCGGTTCGTCGATCATGAACTACTCGGCATCGCAAGAGTCGGGTGCGACCGACGTGCCTCAATCGCTGCTCGATTCCGCGGTGAAAGCTCAGCAAGATCGCCACGACCATCTGCTCAACGGCAACGTGGGCAGCGAGGAAAACCCGTACCTGATTCACCAAGAATTGGGCGACTTGATGACTCGGGTCGCAACCGTGGTTCGTCGCAACGACCAACTCGAAGAAGCCATTCAAAAGGTCGATGAACTGCACGAACGAGCGATGAAAGTTTCGCTCGCCGACACTGGCTCATGGACCAACCAAAACGTGATTTTTGCGAAATCGCTGCAGGACATGTTCCCGCTGGCGAAGGCGCTTTTGAAAGGTGCCTTGCAGCGTGACGAATGTCGCGGGGCTCACTACAAACCGGACTTCAAGAAGCCTTCCTTGACCTCGGACGATCCTGTTGAACGACGTCGTCAAGCGGAAGCTTGGTGCGATGCGTTCGAGGCCAACAATGAAAAGTATCTCAAGAGCACGGTTGCGACCTGGAACACCAGCACCAACCAGGCTGATCTTGCCTACGAAGATGTCGACACGTCGTTGATTCCACCCCGCCCGCGTTTGTACGGATTGGTTGGTGCCGAGGAGATCGAACAAGTCTGGAACGAACGAGCTGCTGAAAAAGCGGCTCAATCGAAATCAGGGCCTGGGTTGGTGGGAACCAACTGA